A portion of the Paenibacillus marchantiae genome contains these proteins:
- a CDS encoding Gfo/Idh/MocA family protein — MSKLKIAVIGAGSISDFHLQAYDSNPEVEIYAICDLNEARAQEAAKKYNATHVFTDYKELLALPEIHSVSICTWNDTHAEISIAALDAGKNVLCEKPLCQTVEDALEVEKAVHRSGKLLQVGFVRRYSDNAQILKKFIDEGELGEIYYAKASCLRRLGNPGGWFADVERSGGGPLIDIGVHIIDISWYLMGKPKVKTVSANVSNRLGNRANIRNLSFYQAADYDANKNTVEDMANALIRFENGASLLVDVSFTLHAKQDETSVRLYGDKGGAELEPEISLIGEKFDTILNMTPQVDFKSLDFAGSFRNEVNHFIDSTQGRKETLSPVEDGVEIMKILCAIYESAREGREISL, encoded by the coding sequence ATGTCCAAACTTAAAATTGCCGTTATCGGTGCAGGTTCAATTTCCGATTTTCATTTACAAGCGTATGACAGTAATCCCGAAGTTGAAATATACGCTATATGCGACCTGAATGAAGCACGTGCCCAGGAAGCGGCGAAAAAATATAACGCTACCCATGTATTCACCGATTATAAGGAACTCCTGGCACTACCTGAAATCCATTCGGTCAGCATCTGTACCTGGAATGATACACATGCCGAGATCAGCATTGCTGCTCTGGATGCGGGTAAAAACGTACTTTGCGAGAAGCCGCTCTGTCAGACGGTAGAAGATGCGTTGGAAGTGGAGAAGGCTGTTCATCGCAGTGGAAAGCTGCTTCAAGTTGGCTTTGTACGCCGTTATAGCGACAATGCGCAGATCCTGAAGAAGTTCATTGATGAAGGTGAGCTGGGAGAGATCTACTATGCCAAGGCATCCTGTCTGCGGCGTTTGGGCAATCCGGGTGGATGGTTTGCAGATGTGGAGCGTTCTGGCGGGGGCCCGTTGATCGATATTGGCGTGCACATTATTGATATCTCCTGGTACCTAATGGGCAAACCGAAAGTGAAAACCGTCTCCGCGAATGTCTCCAATCGATTGGGTAACCGTGCCAATATCCGTAATCTATCTTTCTACCAGGCAGCGGATTATGATGCGAACAAAAACACCGTGGAGGATATGGCTAATGCGTTGATTCGTTTCGAGAACGGGGCAAGCCTGCTGGTGGATGTAAGCTTCACACTGCACGCGAAGCAGGATGAAACTTCGGTCAGACTCTATGGCGATAAAGGTGGCGCTGAACTGGAACCGGAAATTTCACTGATCGGTGAGAAATTCGATACCATTTTGAACATGACGCCACAGGTGGATTTCAAATCCCTTGATTTCGCAGGTTCTTTCCGTAATGAAGTCAATCATTTTATCGACAGTACCCAAGGGCGCAAAGAGACGCTAAGCCCCGTTGAGGATGGCGTTGAAATCATGAAAATCCTCTGTGCCATCTACGAGTCCGCACGAGAAGGACGCGAAATTTCACTGTAG
- a CDS encoding alpha-L-fucosidase: MSETKDTVLEQEEQVVEAGVHNFSKEEEWVKPEDPLLNERLEWFKDQKLGLMMHWGPYSQLGLVESWALSDEDGDWSRNDIDWTDDMEHFKQEYFDLNKTFNPIRFQPEEWAQMAADNGFKYFLFTTKHHDGFCMWDTHTTDYRITGKDTPFHTHKYADICRALFDAFRAKGLGISAYFSKADWHTPYYWTPGMERGSHMWRGPSYDPKAYPWLWEKFVEFTHEQIMELLTNYGRIECLWLDAGWVREGRHGQDIRLGEVVERARQTTQPWLLAADRTVGGPYENIVTPEQTIPEHPMNIPWESCITVGNSFAFGYDDQYKSARQLAHILLEVVSKGGNLALNVGPQPDGRLPKGAVRSIKALGEWIGTHGEGIYGTRICGPYFTGEWAFTRKEDLNVSYAFRLYRSENEAVQSQVIIPYMEKVERIELVGTDDVLSFQRTEDGLAVELPQAVVTEVAPITLTFRLFTNQ, encoded by the coding sequence ATGAGCGAAACCAAAGATACGGTGCTGGAACAGGAAGAACAGGTCGTCGAAGCTGGGGTGCATAACTTTAGCAAAGAAGAGGAATGGGTGAAGCCTGAAGATCCGTTGCTGAATGAACGTCTGGAGTGGTTCAAGGATCAGAAGCTGGGGCTGATGATGCATTGGGGTCCCTATTCCCAACTTGGACTCGTGGAGTCCTGGGCGCTAAGTGATGAGGATGGCGATTGGTCGCGCAATGATATCGACTGGACTGACGACATGGAGCATTTCAAGCAAGAATACTTTGATCTCAACAAAACCTTCAATCCCATTCGCTTTCAGCCTGAAGAGTGGGCACAGATGGCCGCTGATAACGGGTTCAAATATTTCCTGTTCACCACCAAACATCATGATGGTTTCTGCATGTGGGATACACATACCACCGATTATCGCATCACGGGCAAGGATACTCCTTTTCACACTCATAAGTATGCGGACATTTGCCGGGCGCTTTTTGACGCTTTTCGTGCCAAGGGTCTTGGCATCTCGGCTTACTTCTCCAAAGCGGACTGGCATACGCCATACTACTGGACACCTGGCATGGAGCGGGGAAGCCATATGTGGCGTGGACCATCCTATGACCCGAAAGCGTATCCATGGCTGTGGGAGAAATTCGTGGAGTTCACGCATGAGCAAATTATGGAACTGCTGACCAACTACGGACGAATCGAATGTCTGTGGCTGGATGCAGGCTGGGTACGTGAAGGACGCCACGGTCAGGATATTCGATTAGGCGAAGTGGTGGAGCGGGCGCGTCAGACAACACAGCCGTGGCTCCTCGCAGCAGATCGCACAGTAGGTGGACCGTATGAGAATATCGTAACTCCAGAGCAGACCATCCCGGAGCATCCAATGAATATTCCTTGGGAGAGCTGTATCACGGTGGGCAATTCCTTTGCGTTTGGATATGATGATCAGTATAAATCAGCAAGACAGCTGGCGCATATTCTGCTTGAGGTAGTATCCAAGGGCGGTAATTTGGCGCTGAATGTGGGGCCACAACCGGACGGGCGTCTTCCAAAAGGGGCAGTGCGAAGCATTAAAGCCCTCGGAGAATGGATCGGTACTCACGGGGAGGGCATCTATGGTACGCGGATTTGCGGACCATACTTCACAGGAGAGTGGGCCTTTACACGTAAGGAAGATCTCAACGTATCGTATGCCTTCCGTCTGTACAGAAGCGAGAACGAGGCAGTACAATCACAGGTAATCATTCCATATATGGAAAAGGTGGAGCGAATTGAACTCGTCGGCACAGATGATGTGCTGTCATTCCAACGGACAGAAGATGGACTTGCTGTAGAGTTGCCGCAAGCGGTAGTTACAGAAGTAGCACCTATCACGCTGACGTTCAGATTGTTCACAAACCAATAA
- a CDS encoding ABC transporter permease, whose translation MSRATESIPALVELQQGRNYAEPKRQHPFIRSLKKHWELYLLVLPPVLYLLIFKYIPMVGVQIAFKDFSVVKGIWGSPWVGLKHFEAFFESPNFWLLIKNTIGISFYSLLAGFPIPILLALALNEIRTGYFKKTVQMVTYAPHFISTVVMVSIIILMLSPHVGVVDKLFTFLGFPMTNFMGIPEYFKSIYVWSGVWQGMGYSSIIYIAALAGVDPSLYEAAKMDGASRLRKIWHIDLPTLVPVTVIMLILSLGSIMGVGFEKIYLMQNPLNTSASEVISTYVYKVGLIGANFSFSSAVGLFNSVINLILLVIVNGISRKVSQNSLW comes from the coding sequence ATGAGTCGAGCTACGGAAAGCATACCTGCACTGGTGGAGCTCCAGCAAGGAAGGAATTACGCAGAACCTAAGCGACAGCATCCATTTATCAGAAGCCTCAAAAAGCATTGGGAGCTCTATCTACTGGTGCTTCCTCCCGTATTGTATCTATTGATCTTCAAGTACATTCCAATGGTCGGTGTACAGATTGCCTTCAAAGACTTCAGTGTCGTCAAAGGAATCTGGGGCAGCCCATGGGTTGGACTGAAACACTTTGAGGCCTTTTTTGAATCCCCGAACTTCTGGCTGCTGATCAAAAATACGATTGGGATCAGTTTCTACTCGTTACTCGCCGGATTTCCCATTCCGATCCTGCTGGCGCTTGCGCTGAATGAGATCCGAACAGGTTACTTTAAAAAGACCGTCCAGATGGTCACGTACGCTCCGCATTTTATCTCCACAGTCGTCATGGTATCCATTATCATTCTGATGCTGTCACCGCATGTGGGTGTTGTAGACAAGCTATTTACCTTCCTGGGTTTCCCGATGACCAACTTTATGGGCATTCCCGAATACTTCAAATCCATCTATGTGTGGTCGGGTGTCTGGCAAGGCATGGGCTATTCATCGATCATTTATATCGCGGCTCTCGCTGGGGTTGATCCATCCCTCTATGAGGCAGCGAAGATGGACGGCGCTTCAAGGCTCCGGAAAATTTGGCATATCGATCTTCCAACGCTCGTACCGGTCACCGTCATCATGCTGATTCTTAGCTTGGGCAGCATTATGGGCGTGGGCTTTGAAAAAATATATCTAATGCAGAATCCGCTCAACACGAGTGCATCGGAAGTCATCTCCACGTATGTGTACAAGGTCGGTCTGATCGGGGCCAACTTCAGCTTCTCCTCGGCGGTAGGATTGTTCAACTCCGTTATCAACCTGATTCTACTGGTTATCGTCAACGGCATTTCCCGCAAAGTATCCCAGAACAGCTTGTGGTAA
- a CDS encoding carbohydrate ABC transporter permease, with amino-acid sequence MFNLMNRNRIKDPLGDRIFMTFNYIFLFAILLTVFYPLLYIISSSFSSSRAVTSGQVWLFPVDFNIKAYISIFKSQQLMLGFYNTIIYTVVGTFINVALTVMLAYPLSRKSFYGRGAIIIFMMITMFFDGGLIPTYLLMKDLHLLDTRWAMWLPGALAVFQVIVARTFFQSSIPEELGEAAEMDGCRDIRYLISVVLPLSKPILAVMTLMYAVGHWNAYFDALIYLRSEKLFPLQYVLRNLLILNAADPAMLANTSQQLRDQGFEQVLKYALIVVASIPILIMYPFVQKHFVKGVMVGSLKG; translated from the coding sequence ATGTTCAACCTGATGAATCGTAACCGGATCAAGGACCCGCTCGGTGACCGTATCTTCATGACATTCAACTATATCTTTCTGTTCGCCATACTTCTAACAGTGTTTTACCCGCTCTTGTATATCATCAGTTCTTCGTTCAGCTCCTCACGTGCCGTTACATCCGGTCAGGTGTGGCTGTTCCCGGTAGACTTTAACATCAAGGCCTATATCTCCATTTTCAAAAGCCAGCAGCTCATGCTTGGTTTCTACAACACGATCATCTATACCGTTGTAGGCACATTTATCAATGTGGCGCTAACGGTCATGCTCGCGTATCCGCTATCGCGCAAGTCGTTTTACGGACGGGGTGCCATCATTATTTTCATGATGATCACGATGTTCTTTGATGGCGGTCTGATTCCAACCTATCTCTTGATGAAAGACCTTCATCTGCTGGATACACGCTGGGCGATGTGGCTGCCAGGGGCGCTCGCAGTGTTCCAAGTTATCGTAGCGAGAACCTTCTTCCAATCTTCCATCCCGGAAGAGCTGGGGGAGGCGGCGGAAATGGACGGATGTCGGGACATCCGGTATTTGATCAGCGTAGTTCTTCCGTTATCAAAGCCGATTCTGGCGGTCATGACCCTGATGTATGCGGTGGGCCACTGGAATGCGTACTTTGATGCCCTGATCTATCTTCGTTCCGAGAAGCTGTTCCCACTCCAGTATGTGCTGCGCAATCTGCTAATTCTAAACGCCGCAGACCCAGCAATGTTGGCCAATACGAGCCAGCAGCTAAGAGATCAGGGGTTCGAGCAGGTCCTGAAATACGCACTGATCGTAGTCGCCAGCATTCCCATTCTCATCATGTACCCGTTTGTGCAGAAGCACTTTGTTAAAGGGGTTATGGTTGGCTCTCTCAAAGGATGA